DNA sequence from the Methanolobus sp. ZRKC5 genome:
TTAGGCAATTTATATACCTTCAAAAGTTTCCGGTATATTTCCATGGACATACCCTCTGTCCAGTATCCTAATTCACATACGTAAAACTTTTTGAAGGTGTCACTGGTTGCCATCATAAGATGATCCGCCTTTATATTTTCTGCTAATTTTATCAACAAATCAAGTTTCACCTTTTCAAGAACTATATCCCTTGCAAGGGACAAGGACGTGTTTCCAAATTGCACTGTTTTCTTTGTAAAATCCGGACATGATCCTATATTTCTTGCTTTGATAGGATCAACATAGGTCCCGGAAGCACCGCTCATATACATGGTTTCAAGGTCTTCATAGGCAATCCCGGATTCATGTATCAGGGTCAACTGAGAAGCCCTTATAGCACCTATTGCTTTACCTGCTTCTATTATATCCTTTTCTGAAACCTCAATATCGTCACCCAGTATGATCTTCCCGTACTTTAGTTTAGGTGGACTGATTATAATCCCTGTTTCGATTGCAAGAGACAATATGGAAATAAGACCGGTGCCTGTGATGCCATCAGGTACGGTATCCGATCCTTCAAGTATCATCCCACTTATCGGATCTATAAGATGTCCTTTTACAGTTTCCATGTTCTCATCCAGTACAGATATTCTCCAGAAACCATTTTCCAGATTAACATCTGTGATCGCTCCCGGAGCTGCAAGCATGCCACAACCTATACCCTGTCCTTCTATGGCAGGTCCGGCTGCAGCACTCCCTGTGATGATTCGGCTGCCTATCTTTATGGCCATCTCCGCGTTCGTTCCATAATCTGTTACAAGAGTTGGTTCTTCCTGTTCGAGAAAATCAGTCTCCACCATCATGGCAAGTGCGTCAGCACCGATCTCATGCTCAATAGCAGGCGGAACGATAATCTCACAATTCTCAAGGTTTAAAGTTCCATGGAATATATCCATGGCCGGGAATATCCGGCCATCACGTCTTACGTTATCTATGCCCAGTCTTTTTCGCATGTTTTCCCCTGCATAGGCCAGATCGCGTATCTCCGAATTCTGGAAAAGGGAGAGTTGTATCGGGTTACCACAGACAGCCATCTTTAATATCTGCGATGGATCTACATTGAATCCGTCAATCATTTTCCCGACAGCATCTAT
Encoded proteins:
- a CDS encoding methylamine methyltransferase corrinoid protein reductive activase, whose product is MYGIALDVGTSGFRAQLIDLETKEIVKTSMTMKHPLPGGNVTDHLDFAISIGEDVAHNIIIDAVGKMIDGFNVDPSQILKMAVCGNPIQLSLFQNSEIRDLAYAGENMRKRLGIDNVRRDGRIFPAMDIFHGTLNLENCEIIVPPAIEHEIGADALAMMVETDFLEQEEPTLVTDYGTNAEMAIKIGSRIITGSAAAGPAIEGQGIGCGMLAAPGAITDVNLENGFWRISVLDENMETVKGHLIDPISGMILEGSDTVPDGITGTGLISILSLAIETGIIISPPKLKYGKIILGDDIEVSEKDIIEAGKAIGAIRASQLTLIHESGIAYEDLETMYMSGASGTYVDPIKARNIGSCPDFTKKTVQFGNTSLSLARDIVLEKVKLDLLIKLAENIKADHLMMATSDTFKKFYVCELGYWTEGMSMEIYRKLLKVYKLPKLPDPVEDPVIEKRVRKDISETGTGRVEVIEDIGVTLEELAVGCIMCHRCEKECPEQAIFIKADDALFAEYNTLKCLGTACKRCVNACPVHAIDYKEIKIMDERPLSGLSA